A single genomic interval of Bos javanicus breed banteng chromosome 26, ARS-OSU_banteng_1.0, whole genome shotgun sequence harbors:
- the WBP1L gene encoding WW domain binding protein 1-like isoform X1 — protein MARRRLLGGMALLLLQALPSPLSVRAEPPQDKETCVGTNNQSYICDTGHCCGQSQCCNYYYELWWFWLVWTIIIILSCCCVCHHRRAKHRLQAQQRQHEINLIAYREAHNYSALPFYFRFLPNYLLPPYEEVVNRPPTPPPPYSAFQLQQQQQQQQLPAQCGSAGSSPPGTDPTRGSQGAQSSPLSGPSRSSTRPPSVTDPEPSDMPADPAATKTSGMEPGGSVAGLGEVDPTAFLDKDSECKEELLKEYSSEQGSALPDNKDKTPGRHRRFTGDSGIEVCVCNRGHHDDDLKEFNALIDDALDGPLDFCDSCNVRPPGDEEEGLCQPSEEQAREPGHPHLPRPPACLLLNTINEQDSPNSQSSSSPS, from the exons gaCAAGGAAACCTGCGTGGGCACCAACAATCAAAGCTACATCTGTGACACAGGACACTGCTGTGGACAGTCTCAGTGCTGCAACTACTACTATGAACTCTGGT ggTTCTGGCTTGTGTGGACCATCATCATCATCCTGAGCTGCTGCTGCGTCTGCCACCACCGCCGAGCCAAGCATCGCCTTCAGGCCCAGCAGCGGCAGCATGAAATCAACCTGATCGCCTACCGGGAAGCCCACAATTACTCAGCGCTGCCATTTTATTTCA GGTTTTTGCCAAACTATTTACTACCTCCTTATGAGGAAGTGGTGAACCGACCTCCAACTCCTCCCCCACCATACAGTGCCTtccagctccagcagcagcagcagcagcagcagctacctgcACAGTGTGGCTCTGCAGGCAGCAGCCCCCCAGGCACCGACCCCACCAGGGGCTCCCAGGGGGCTCAGAGCAGCCCCTTGTCCGGGCCCAGCAGAAGTAGCACGCGACCCCCAAGCGTCACTGACCCTGAGCCCTCCGACATGCCAGCAGACCCAGCAGCCACCAAAACCTCTGGCATGGAGCCCGGCGGCTCTGTGGCTGGCCTGGGGGAGGTGGACCCCACGGCCTTCCTGGACAAGGATTCTGAATGTAAGGAGGAGCTTCTGAAAGAGTACAGCTCTGAGCAGGGCAGCGCCCTCCCTGACAACAAAGACAAGACACCTGGCAGACATCGCCGCTTCACGGGTGACTCAGGCATcgaggtgtgtgtgtgcaacCGGGGCCACCATGACGATGACCTCAAAGAGTTCAATGCACTCATCGACGATGCTCTGGACGGGCCCCTGGACTTCTGCGACAGCTGCAATGTGCGGCCACCTGGCGACGAGGAGGAAGGTCTCTGCCAGCCCTCCGAGGAGCAGGCCCGGGAACCCGGGCATCCACACCTGCCAAggccgcctgcctgcctgctgctgAACACCATCAACGAGCAGGACTCCCCAAACTCCCAGAGCAGCAGCTCCCCCAGCTAG
- the WBP1L gene encoding WW domain binding protein 1-like isoform X2 translates to MPFLLGLRQDKETCVGTNNQSYICDTGHCCGQSQCCNYYYELWWFWLVWTIIIILSCCCVCHHRRAKHRLQAQQRQHEINLIAYREAHNYSALPFYFRFLPNYLLPPYEEVVNRPPTPPPPYSAFQLQQQQQQQQLPAQCGSAGSSPPGTDPTRGSQGAQSSPLSGPSRSSTRPPSVTDPEPSDMPADPAATKTSGMEPGGSVAGLGEVDPTAFLDKDSECKEELLKEYSSEQGSALPDNKDKTPGRHRRFTGDSGIEVCVCNRGHHDDDLKEFNALIDDALDGPLDFCDSCNVRPPGDEEEGLCQPSEEQAREPGHPHLPRPPACLLLNTINEQDSPNSQSSSSPS, encoded by the exons gaCAAGGAAACCTGCGTGGGCACCAACAATCAAAGCTACATCTGTGACACAGGACACTGCTGTGGACAGTCTCAGTGCTGCAACTACTACTATGAACTCTGGT ggTTCTGGCTTGTGTGGACCATCATCATCATCCTGAGCTGCTGCTGCGTCTGCCACCACCGCCGAGCCAAGCATCGCCTTCAGGCCCAGCAGCGGCAGCATGAAATCAACCTGATCGCCTACCGGGAAGCCCACAATTACTCAGCGCTGCCATTTTATTTCA GGTTTTTGCCAAACTATTTACTACCTCCTTATGAGGAAGTGGTGAACCGACCTCCAACTCCTCCCCCACCATACAGTGCCTtccagctccagcagcagcagcagcagcagcagctacctgcACAGTGTGGCTCTGCAGGCAGCAGCCCCCCAGGCACCGACCCCACCAGGGGCTCCCAGGGGGCTCAGAGCAGCCCCTTGTCCGGGCCCAGCAGAAGTAGCACGCGACCCCCAAGCGTCACTGACCCTGAGCCCTCCGACATGCCAGCAGACCCAGCAGCCACCAAAACCTCTGGCATGGAGCCCGGCGGCTCTGTGGCTGGCCTGGGGGAGGTGGACCCCACGGCCTTCCTGGACAAGGATTCTGAATGTAAGGAGGAGCTTCTGAAAGAGTACAGCTCTGAGCAGGGCAGCGCCCTCCCTGACAACAAAGACAAGACACCTGGCAGACATCGCCGCTTCACGGGTGACTCAGGCATcgaggtgtgtgtgtgcaacCGGGGCCACCATGACGATGACCTCAAAGAGTTCAATGCACTCATCGACGATGCTCTGGACGGGCCCCTGGACTTCTGCGACAGCTGCAATGTGCGGCCACCTGGCGACGAGGAGGAAGGTCTCTGCCAGCCCTCCGAGGAGCAGGCCCGGGAACCCGGGCATCCACACCTGCCAAggccgcctgcctgcctgctgctgAACACCATCAACGAGCAGGACTCCCCAAACTCCCAGAGCAGCAGCTCCCCCAGCTAG
- the LOC133239347 gene encoding steroid 17-alpha-hydroxylase/17,20 lyase-like isoform X2 — MWLLLAVFLLTLAYLFWPKTKHSGAKYPRSLPSLPLVDSLPFLPRRGQQHKNFFKLQEKYGPIYSFRLGSKTTVMIGHHQLAREVLLKKGKEFSGRPKVATLDILSDNQKGIAFADHGAHWQLHRKLALNAFALFKDGNLKLEKIINQEANVLCDFLATQHGEAIDLSEPLSLAVTNIISFICFNFSFKNEDPALKAIQNVNDGILEVLSKEVLLDIFPVLKENFSSDSITNLLHILIQAKVNADNNNAGPDQDSKLLSNRHMLATIGDIFGAGVETTTSVIKWIVAYLLHHPSLKKRIQHDIDQIIGFNRTPTISDRNRLVLLEATIQEVLRIRPVAPMLIPHKAVIDSSIGDLTIDKGTDVVVNLWALHHNEKEWQHPDLFMPERFLDPTGKQLISPSLSYLPFGAGPRSCVGEMLARQELFLFMSRLLQRFNLEIPDDGKLPSLEGHASLVLQIKPFKVKIEVRQAWKEAQAEGSTS; from the exons ATGTGGCTGCTCCTGGCTGTCTTTCTGCTCACCCTCGCCTATTTATTTTGGCCCAAGACCAAGCACTCTGGTGCCAAGTACCCCAGGAGCCTCCCATCCCTGCCCCTGGTGGACAGCCTGCCGTTCCTCCCCAGACGTGGCCAGCAGCACAAGAACTTCTTCAAGCTGCAGGAAAAATATGGCCCCATCTATTCCTTTCGTTTGGGTTCCAAGACTACTGTGATGATTGGACACCACCAGTTGGCCAGGGAGGTGCTTCTCAAGAAGGGCAAGGAATTCTCTGGGCGTCCCAAAGTG GCCACTCTAGACATCCTGTCAGACAACCAAAAGGGCATTGCCTTTGCCGACCATGGTGCCCACTGGCAGCTGCATCGGAAGCTGGCACTGAATGCCTTTGCCCTGTTCAAGGATGGCAACCTGAAGTTAGAGAAGATCA ttAATCAGGAAGCCAATGTGCTCTGTGATTTCCTGGCCACCCAGCATGGAGAGGCCATAGATCTGTCCGAGCCTCTCTCTCTGGCGGTGACCAACATAATCAGCTTTATCTGCTTCAACTTCTCCTTCAAGAATGAGGATCCTGCCCTGAAGGCCATACAAAATGTCAATGATGGCATCCTGGAGGTTCTGAGCAAGGAAGTTCTGTTAGACATATTCCCTGTGCTGAAG GAGAACTTCAGCAGTGATTCCATCACTAACTTGCTGCACATACTGATCCAAGCCAAGGTGAATGCAGACAATAACAATGCTGGCCCAGACCAGGATTCAAAGCTGCTTTCAAATAGACACATGCTCGCTACTATAGGGGACATCTTCGGGGCTGGTGTAGAGACCACCACGTCTGTGATAAAGTGGATCGTGGCCTACCTGCTACACCATCCTTCA TTGAAGAAGAGGATCCAGCATGACATTGACCAAATTATAGGTTTCAATCGCACCCCAACCATCAGTGACCGGAACCGCCTTGTCCTGCTGGAGGCGACCATCCAAGAGGTGCTTCGAATCCGGCCTGTGGCTCCTATGCTGATCCCCCACAAGGCTGTCATTGACTCCAG CATTGGCGACCTTACCATTGACAAAGGCACAGACGTTGTGGTCAACCTGTGGGCACTGCATCACAATGAGAAGGAGTGGCAGCATCCCGACCTGTTCATGCCCG AGCGCTTCTTGGACCCCACGGGGAAGCAACTCATCTCGCCATCGTTAAGCTACTTGCCCTTTGGAGCAGGACCCCGCTCCTGCGTAGGTGAGATGCTAGCCCGCCAGGAGCTCTTCCTCTTCATGTCCCGGCTGCTGCAGAGGTTCAACCTGGAGATCCCGGATGATGGGAAGCTACCCTCTCTGGAGGGCCATGCCAGTCTCGTCTTGCAGATCAAACCTTTCAAGGTGAAGATCGAGGTGCGCCAGGCCTGGAAGGAAGCCCAGGCTGAGGGTAGCACCTCATGA
- the LOC133239347 gene encoding steroid 17-alpha-hydroxylase/17,20 lyase-like isoform X1 codes for MWLLLAVFLLTLAYLFWPKTKHSGAKYPRSLPSLPLVDSLPFLPRRGQQHKNFFKLQEKYGPIYSFRLGSKTTVMIGHHQLAREVLLKKGKEFSGRPKVATLDILSDNQKGIAFADHGAHWQLHRKLALNAFALFKDGNLKLEKIINQEANVLCDFLATQHGEAIDLSEPLSLAVTNIISFICFNFSFKNEDPALKAIQNVNDGILEVLSKEVLLDIFPVLKIFPSKAMEKMKGCVQMQNELLNEILEKCQENFSSDSITNLLHILIQAKVNADNNNAGPDQDSKLLSNRHMLATIGDIFGAGVETTTSVIKWIVAYLLHHPSLKKRIQHDIDQIIGFNRTPTISDRNRLVLLEATIQEVLRIRPVAPMLIPHKAVIDSSIGDLTIDKGTDVVVNLWALHHNEKEWQHPDLFMPERFLDPTGKQLISPSLSYLPFGAGPRSCVGEMLARQELFLFMSRLLQRFNLEIPDDGKLPSLEGHASLVLQIKPFKVKIEVRQAWKEAQAEGSTS; via the exons ATGTGGCTGCTCCTGGCTGTCTTTCTGCTCACCCTCGCCTATTTATTTTGGCCCAAGACCAAGCACTCTGGTGCCAAGTACCCCAGGAGCCTCCCATCCCTGCCCCTGGTGGACAGCCTGCCGTTCCTCCCCAGACGTGGCCAGCAGCACAAGAACTTCTTCAAGCTGCAGGAAAAATATGGCCCCATCTATTCCTTTCGTTTGGGTTCCAAGACTACTGTGATGATTGGACACCACCAGTTGGCCAGGGAGGTGCTTCTCAAGAAGGGCAAGGAATTCTCTGGGCGTCCCAAAGTG GCCACTCTAGACATCCTGTCAGACAACCAAAAGGGCATTGCCTTTGCCGACCATGGTGCCCACTGGCAGCTGCATCGGAAGCTGGCACTGAATGCCTTTGCCCTGTTCAAGGATGGCAACCTGAAGTTAGAGAAGATCA ttAATCAGGAAGCCAATGTGCTCTGTGATTTCCTGGCCACCCAGCATGGAGAGGCCATAGATCTGTCCGAGCCTCTCTCTCTGGCGGTGACCAACATAATCAGCTTTATCTGCTTCAACTTCTCCTTCAAGAATGAGGATCCTGCCCTGAAGGCCATACAAAATGTCAATGATGGCATCCTGGAGGTTCTGAGCAAGGAAGTTCTGTTAGACATATTCCCTGTGCTGAAG ATTTTCCCCAGCAAAGCCATGGAAAAGATGAAGGGTTGTGTTCAAATGCAAAATGAATTGCTGAATGAAATCCTTGAAAAATGTCAG GAGAACTTCAGCAGTGATTCCATCACTAACTTGCTGCACATACTGATCCAAGCCAAGGTGAATGCAGACAATAACAATGCTGGCCCAGACCAGGATTCAAAGCTGCTTTCAAATAGACACATGCTCGCTACTATAGGGGACATCTTCGGGGCTGGTGTAGAGACCACCACGTCTGTGATAAAGTGGATCGTGGCCTACCTGCTACACCATCCTTCA TTGAAGAAGAGGATCCAGCATGACATTGACCAAATTATAGGTTTCAATCGCACCCCAACCATCAGTGACCGGAACCGCCTTGTCCTGCTGGAGGCGACCATCCAAGAGGTGCTTCGAATCCGGCCTGTGGCTCCTATGCTGATCCCCCACAAGGCTGTCATTGACTCCAG CATTGGCGACCTTACCATTGACAAAGGCACAGACGTTGTGGTCAACCTGTGGGCACTGCATCACAATGAGAAGGAGTGGCAGCATCCCGACCTGTTCATGCCCG AGCGCTTCTTGGACCCCACGGGGAAGCAACTCATCTCGCCATCGTTAAGCTACTTGCCCTTTGGAGCAGGACCCCGCTCCTGCGTAGGTGAGATGCTAGCCCGCCAGGAGCTCTTCCTCTTCATGTCCCGGCTGCTGCAGAGGTTCAACCTGGAGATCCCGGATGATGGGAAGCTACCCTCTCTGGAGGGCCATGCCAGTCTCGTCTTGCAGATCAAACCTTTCAAGGTGAAGATCGAGGTGCGCCAGGCCTGGAAGGAAGCCCAGGCTGAGGGTAGCACCTCATGA